One stretch of Priestia megaterium DNA includes these proteins:
- a CDS encoding FecCD family ABC transporter permease — protein MKKDNQRFIPFLYKLIGMLLVFIIMFVSSMVFGAADIAIKDVWLALSSSSVNEQISIIRDIRLPREIAAVFVGAALSVSGAIMQGMTRNPLADPGLLGLTSGANAALAVTIAFIPSVNYLGITIACFIGAAVGAILVFGIAAIKRGGFSPLRIVLAGAAVSAFLYAIGEGVGIYFKISKDVSMWTAGGMVGTSWEQLQIIVPFIVGGIFIALLLSRQLTILSLNEEVAVGLGQQTAKVKTILFVVMILLAGASVALVGNMVFIGLMIPHIVRGIIGTDYRYIIPMSAITGAAFMLLADTLARTVSAPYETPIAAVVSMIGLPFFLVIVRKGGKAFS, from the coding sequence ATGAAAAAAGACAATCAGCGTTTCATTCCTTTTTTATATAAATTAATAGGTATGCTGCTCGTATTCATCATAATGTTTGTTTCTTCAATGGTTTTTGGGGCTGCTGATATAGCTATAAAAGATGTGTGGCTAGCACTTTCATCAAGCAGTGTAAACGAACAGATTTCGATCATCCGAGATATTCGTTTACCTCGTGAAATCGCCGCTGTTTTTGTTGGCGCTGCTTTATCAGTATCAGGGGCGATTATGCAAGGTATGACAAGAAATCCTCTTGCAGATCCAGGACTTTTAGGCTTAACTTCTGGCGCAAATGCAGCTTTAGCTGTAACAATTGCCTTTATCCCTTCTGTAAATTATTTAGGTATTACGATTGCTTGCTTTATCGGAGCTGCGGTTGGCGCAATTTTGGTGTTTGGAATTGCTGCTATAAAAAGAGGCGGTTTTTCTCCGCTTCGAATTGTACTAGCCGGGGCTGCCGTTTCAGCATTTCTTTATGCGATTGGAGAAGGCGTCGGTATTTATTTTAAAATTTCAAAAGATGTATCGATGTGGACTGCTGGCGGAATGGTAGGCACTTCATGGGAACAGCTTCAAATCATTGTTCCTTTTATTGTCGGAGGTATATTCATTGCCCTTCTGCTTTCTCGGCAGCTTACTATTTTAAGCTTAAATGAAGAAGTCGCTGTGGGGTTAGGTCAGCAAACTGCAAAAGTCAAAACCATTTTATTTGTTGTCATGATTCTTCTTGCCGGCGCTTCTGTCGCGCTAGTCGGAAACATGGTGTTTATCGGTTTGATGATTCCTCATATTGTACGAGGAATCATAGGAACCGACTATCGTTATATTATCCCTATGTCCGCTATCACTGGCGCAGCGTTTATGCTGCTCGCTGATACGTTGGCCCGAACCGTAAGTGCTCCTTATGAAACACCAATAGCAGCAGTTGTATCGATGATTGGTTTACCTTTCTTTTTAGTCATTGTTCGTAAAGGAGGAAAAGCATTCTCATGA
- a CDS encoding iron-hydroxamate ABC transporter substrate-binding protein, with protein sequence MKKLLLPFMLIFVLLISACSNGSTESKNDSSKGNSESKTITYQSEDGPVKVPANPKRVVVLGSYAGNVMSLGVNIVGVDSWSKMNPRFEKKLKGVEEVSDENLEKIIKLKPDLIIGLSTTKNVDKLKKIAPTVTYTYDKVDYLTQHVEIGKLLNKEKEAQAWVNDFKNRAAKAGSDIKAKIGEDTTVSVIENFDKQLYVFGDNWGRGTEILYQEMKLKMPEKVKKMALKDGYYAISPEVLPEYAGDYLIFSKNQDGDTSFEKTDTYKNIPAVKNDHVFEANAKEFYFNDPITLDYQLDFFTQKFLGK encoded by the coding sequence ATGAAAAAATTACTGCTTCCATTCATGCTCATATTCGTACTACTTATTAGTGCCTGCAGCAACGGTTCAACTGAAAGCAAAAACGATTCTAGTAAAGGAAACAGCGAATCCAAGACGATCACATATCAATCTGAAGACGGCCCTGTAAAAGTTCCGGCTAACCCGAAACGTGTTGTAGTGTTAGGCTCCTACGCAGGTAACGTCATGTCGTTAGGCGTCAATATTGTCGGAGTTGATTCATGGTCTAAAATGAATCCCCGCTTTGAAAAGAAATTAAAAGGCGTTGAAGAAGTATCAGATGAAAATTTAGAAAAGATCATTAAATTAAAGCCTGACCTAATTATTGGCTTATCTACTACAAAAAACGTTGATAAATTAAAAAAAATTGCTCCTACCGTCACGTATACATACGATAAAGTAGATTACCTTACTCAGCATGTAGAAATCGGAAAACTATTAAATAAAGAAAAAGAAGCACAAGCATGGGTAAACGATTTTAAAAACCGTGCGGCAAAAGCTGGTTCTGACATCAAAGCTAAAATTGGCGAAGATACCACGGTTTCAGTTATTGAGAACTTTGACAAGCAGTTGTATGTGTTTGGCGATAACTGGGGACGCGGAACGGAAATTCTTTATCAAGAAATGAAATTAAAAATGCCGGAGAAAGTAAAGAAAATGGCTTTGAAAGATGGATACTATGCGATTTCGCCAGAAGTTCTTCCTGAATATGCCGGAGATTATTTAATCTTCAGCAAAAACCAAGATGGAGATACATCATTTGAGAAAACAGATACGTACAAAAATATTCCTGCTGTAAAGAATGATCACGTATTTGAAGCAAATGCAAAAGAATTTTATTTTAATGATCCAATCACATTAGATTATCAACTAGATTTCTTTACTCAAAAATTTCTTGGCAAGTAA
- a CDS encoding ABC transporter ATP-binding protein: MVRLYTEKLHISYGERLIVKDLSVNIPDKKITTIIGSNGCGKSTLLKAITRIISHQSGSVILDGENISIEHTKALAKKMAILPQTPESAKGLTVGELVSYGRFPYQKGFGRLSKQDYQTIDWALEVTGTKDYKFRLVDSLSGGQRQRVWIAMALAQETDIIFLDEPTTYLDMAHQLEVLELLQKLNKEQERTIVMVLHDLNQAARFADYIIALKDGEIVKAGKCEEVITHDVLKKVFHIDAEIGRDPRTNKPMCITYNLLRGDN; the protein is encoded by the coding sequence ATGGTTCGCCTATATACAGAGAAATTACATATTAGTTATGGTGAACGTCTAATAGTAAAGGATTTAAGCGTTAACATTCCAGACAAAAAGATTACCACCATTATTGGTTCAAATGGATGCGGCAAATCAACGCTTTTAAAAGCCATCACCCGCATTATTTCTCATCAATCCGGTTCCGTTATTTTAGATGGTGAAAATATTTCAATAGAACATACAAAAGCACTCGCTAAAAAAATGGCCATTCTCCCTCAAACCCCTGAAAGTGCTAAAGGCCTAACTGTGGGAGAACTCGTATCTTATGGACGATTTCCCTACCAAAAAGGGTTTGGGCGTCTGTCGAAACAAGACTATCAAACGATTGACTGGGCGCTTGAAGTAACCGGAACAAAAGATTATAAATTCCGGCTCGTTGACTCTCTTTCGGGCGGTCAGCGTCAGCGAGTGTGGATTGCAATGGCTTTAGCTCAAGAAACCGATATTATATTCCTCGATGAGCCTACTACCTACTTGGATATGGCTCATCAGTTAGAAGTGCTTGAGCTTCTTCAAAAGTTAAACAAAGAGCAGGAACGTACAATTGTAATGGTGCTTCATGATCTAAATCAAGCCGCTCGCTTTGCAGATTATATTATTGCTTTAAAAGATGGTGAAATTGTCAAAGCCGGAAAATGTGAAGAAGTCATTACGCATGACGTTCTAAAAAAAGTGTTTCATATCGACGCTGAAATCGGACGAGACCCGAGAACAAATAAACCAATGTGCATCACGTATAACTTATTAAGAGGAGATAACTAA
- a CDS encoding NAD(P)/FAD-dependent oxidoreductase: MTHNELFDVTIIGGGPAGLYSAFYSGLREMKTKLIEYQPKLGGKLHVYPEKMIWDVGGQTPISGAKLIEQLVEQGLTFDPTVVLNEKVESISRLEDGTFQLTSSSGEHHYSKTIILAVGGGILNPQKLKIEGAERFEISNLNYTVKSLQHFKNKTVIVSGGGNSAIDWANELESVAKKVYISYRNSELNGHEAQVRQLINSSARCLLNTSITKLVADAAHEFIEKVELTNHQTGEISYLPIDEVIINHGYERDTELLKSSELHIKTIDDCYVAGNAASETSVEGMYAAGDILMHEGKVHLITGAFQDAANAVNKAKQFVQPSAAKAAMVSSHNEVFKKRNSALIKQMMK; the protein is encoded by the coding sequence ATGACACATAACGAACTGTTTGACGTGACAATTATAGGCGGGGGACCTGCTGGCCTTTACTCTGCCTTTTATAGTGGACTAAGAGAAATGAAAACAAAGCTAATTGAATATCAGCCCAAGCTAGGCGGAAAACTTCACGTTTATCCTGAAAAAATGATTTGGGATGTAGGAGGACAAACTCCTATTTCTGGTGCGAAGCTTATTGAACAGCTTGTTGAACAAGGGCTGACGTTTGATCCAACTGTTGTTTTAAATGAGAAAGTTGAATCCATTTCCCGCTTAGAAGATGGTACTTTCCAGCTGACGAGTTCTTCAGGTGAACACCATTACTCTAAAACCATTATCCTTGCTGTCGGAGGAGGTATTTTAAATCCGCAAAAGCTCAAAATTGAAGGGGCAGAACGATTTGAAATATCAAACTTAAACTATACGGTTAAATCTCTGCAGCATTTTAAAAATAAAACGGTGATTGTTTCCGGGGGAGGCAATTCAGCCATTGATTGGGCAAATGAGCTAGAGTCCGTTGCTAAAAAAGTATATATTTCGTACCGAAACAGTGAACTAAACGGTCATGAAGCACAGGTGAGACAATTAATAAACAGTTCAGCTCGGTGTCTGCTTAACACATCTATTACAAAATTAGTGGCTGATGCGGCGCATGAATTTATTGAAAAAGTTGAGCTGACTAATCATCAAACCGGTGAAATTTCTTATTTGCCGATTGACGAAGTTATTATTAATCACGGTTATGAAAGAGACACCGAACTGTTAAAAAGCAGTGAATTACATATTAAAACCATTGATGACTGCTATGTTGCAGGTAACGCAGCAAGCGAAACGTCTGTAGAAGGCATGTATGCAGCAGGAGACATTCTCATGCACGAAGGAAAAGTCCATTTAATTACCGGTGCTTTTCAAGATGCTGCTAATGCCGTAAACAAAGCAAAACAATTCGTTCAGCCCTCAGCTGCTAAGGCGGCTATGGTTTCTTCTCATAATGAAGTATTTAAAAAGCGTAATTCAGCACTAATTAAACAAATGATGAAGTAA
- the megL gene encoding methionine gamma-lyase, whose protein sequence is MNEKEKYQFETKAIHAGYESKHHFDSLAPPIYQTSTFTFSSLEQGANRFSGAENGYVYSRLSNPTVTILEERMAQLEEGEAALAFGSGMAAVSAVLIGLTKAGDHILCSKGVYGCTFGLLEMLEEKYQIHHSFSNLENEEEILAAIREDTACIYIETPINPTMTLVDLELVTSIAKQKGIPVVVDNTFSTPYLQQPLKLGCDLVIHSATKFIGGHGDVVAGIVVGNEEVISVLRKTTQKDIGGILSPFDAWLLLRGLKTLAVRMDRHCENAEHIAKQLSLHPKVKAVYYPGDKKSTAYSLMQKQMKKGGGLLSFEVKGGYEETVKVVNQLKLISIAVSLGDAETLIQHPASMTHAVVPEEARKEMGISNELLRLSVGLEAWEDIMKDLQQALDSI, encoded by the coding sequence ATGAACGAAAAAGAGAAATATCAGTTTGAAACAAAAGCCATTCACGCAGGGTATGAATCAAAACATCATTTTGATAGTTTAGCTCCGCCTATTTATCAAACGTCTACATTTACATTTTCATCTCTAGAACAAGGTGCAAACCGGTTTAGCGGAGCAGAAAATGGTTATGTATATTCCCGGTTATCTAATCCAACGGTCACCATTTTAGAAGAGCGTATGGCACAGCTTGAAGAAGGAGAAGCCGCTTTGGCATTTGGATCAGGAATGGCCGCAGTATCGGCTGTATTGATTGGACTTACAAAAGCAGGCGATCATATTTTATGTTCTAAAGGAGTGTATGGATGTACGTTTGGTCTGCTGGAAATGCTTGAGGAAAAATATCAAATCCATCATTCTTTCTCCAACTTGGAAAATGAGGAAGAAATTCTTGCTGCTATCAGAGAAGATACAGCATGTATTTATATTGAAACACCGATTAACCCGACTATGACTTTAGTAGATTTAGAGTTAGTTACTTCTATCGCCAAACAAAAGGGAATTCCCGTGGTAGTAGACAATACCTTTTCAACTCCTTATTTGCAACAGCCGCTGAAGCTTGGATGCGACTTAGTCATTCATAGCGCAACTAAATTTATTGGTGGACACGGAGATGTTGTCGCAGGGATTGTAGTAGGGAACGAAGAGGTTATTTCCGTACTGCGCAAAACGACGCAAAAAGATATCGGAGGCATTCTTTCACCATTTGATGCTTGGCTGTTACTCCGAGGCTTAAAAACGCTGGCCGTTCGAATGGATCGTCACTGTGAGAATGCTGAACATATCGCAAAACAATTAAGTCTCCATCCCAAGGTAAAAGCCGTTTATTATCCAGGTGATAAAAAGAGCACTGCTTATTCTCTTATGCAAAAGCAAATGAAAAAAGGAGGGGGGCTTCTCTCCTTTGAAGTGAAAGGAGGTTATGAAGAAACCGTAAAAGTGGTCAATCAGCTTAAGCTCATTTCCATTGCAGTAAGTCTTGGAGATGCTGAAACACTTATTCAGCATCCTGCCTCTATGACGCATGCAGTTGTGCCGGAAGAAGCTCGGAAAGAAATGGGAATCTCAAACGAACTCCTTCGTTTATCAGTTGGACTGGAAGCTTGGGAAGATATTATGAAAGATTTACAGCAGGCATTAGATAGTATATAA
- a CDS encoding Bcr/CflA family efflux MFS transporter, translated as MLHNPTGKKRLGLAFLLSTLAILGPLNIDMYLPSFPAIADHLDARASLVQLSLTSCLLGLAVGQIVIGPISDAKGRKGPLLISISLFMLSSLLCALAPTITALVIARFLQGFTASAGVVLSRAIVRDVFSGRELTKFFALLMVINAFAPMIAPMAGGAILLLPFASWHTIFLFLSLIGLLIVLTISMRLKETLPIENRTPSSIGHSVRTMGSLLQDRSFIGYALIVGLVHGGSFAYVSGTPFVYQGIYHVSPQVFSILFGINGLAIVTGSFIIGRFSGILHERSLLRIAVITAVSATSVLLIMTMLKGPLATIVIPIFIYMISIGMTITGSVTLAMKNQGHRAGSASAVLGMLPLTLGSIVSPLVGINETTAIPMAAILFSTALLGFVAFFTLTKNKKETEKCDVNEFKTEVSP; from the coding sequence ATGCTTCATAATCCAACTGGAAAAAAACGTCTAGGATTGGCGTTTCTTCTCAGCACGCTTGCGATATTAGGTCCGCTTAATATCGATATGTATTTGCCAAGTTTTCCTGCTATTGCTGATCATTTAGATGCGCGAGCTTCACTTGTACAGCTTAGCTTAACATCGTGTTTACTAGGACTTGCCGTTGGTCAAATCGTGATTGGTCCAATCAGTGATGCGAAGGGAAGAAAAGGACCTTTACTCATTTCCATCTCTTTATTTATGTTATCGTCATTGCTCTGTGCGCTGGCTCCTACTATCACGGCTTTAGTCATCGCACGCTTTTTGCAGGGGTTTACGGCTTCGGCAGGAGTTGTTCTTTCTCGCGCCATTGTCAGAGACGTTTTTAGTGGAAGAGAGCTTACGAAGTTTTTTGCTCTGTTAATGGTTATCAATGCCTTTGCACCAATGATAGCACCAATGGCCGGAGGTGCTATTTTACTTCTTCCTTTTGCAAGCTGGCATACTATTTTCTTGTTTTTAAGTTTAATAGGTCTTTTAATTGTTTTAACAATCTCAATGCGTTTAAAAGAAACTTTGCCAATTGAAAATAGAACGCCAAGTTCAATTGGTCATTCCGTTCGCACAATGGGCAGTTTATTACAAGACCGTTCTTTTATTGGGTATGCCTTAATTGTCGGACTGGTCCACGGAGGAAGCTTTGCTTATGTATCAGGCACTCCGTTTGTCTATCAAGGGATATACCATGTTTCTCCGCAAGTTTTTAGCATTTTGTTTGGCATTAACGGCTTGGCCATTGTGACTGGAAGCTTTATTATTGGGCGCTTTAGCGGAATTCTTCATGAAAGAAGCCTGCTTCGCATTGCCGTGATTACGGCTGTAAGTGCTACTAGCGTACTTCTTATCATGACCATGCTTAAAGGGCCGCTTGCTACGATTGTTATTCCCATTTTTATTTACATGATCTCTATAGGAATGACGATCACAGGCTCCGTGACATTGGCAATGAAAAATCAAGGACATAGAGCAGGAAGTGCGAGTGCCGTGTTAGGCATGCTTCCACTAACTTTAGGATCAATTGTTTCTCCTTTAGTGGGTATTAACGAAACCACAGCGATTCCGATGGCTGCTATTTTATTTAGTACGGCGCTTTTGGGTTTTGTAGCTTTCTTTACGTTAACTAAAAACAAGAAAGAAACAGAAAAGTGCGACGTTAACGAGTTTAAAACGGAGGTTTCTCCGTAA
- a CDS encoding aldo/keto reductase: protein MSKVIPEITLNDGVTLPAIGFGTYKLNGNEGVNAITSAIDVGYRLIDTAYNYENEGTVGQALRRTSVSRQELFVTSKLPGRYHTYDKAIPTIQESLYRANLDYYDLYLIHWPNPKQDHYVEAWQALIDAKRWGLIRSIGVCNFLPEHIERLEKETGILPSINQIELHPFFNQHQYRNWYQEKNIQIESWSPLGRASAVLENETIKQIADRHNKTVSQVILRWHYQLGAISIPKSSSRKRQLENISIFSFSLDETEMNMISELNREDGRLNNQDPAAYEEF from the coding sequence ATGAGTAAAGTAATTCCTGAAATAACCCTTAATGACGGGGTAACCTTGCCTGCTATAGGTTTTGGTACATACAAGCTTAACGGAAATGAAGGCGTCAACGCTATAACGAGTGCGATTGATGTAGGGTATCGTCTAATTGATACTGCTTATAATTACGAAAATGAAGGCACTGTAGGGCAAGCTCTCCGAAGAACATCGGTTTCTAGACAAGAATTATTCGTTACGTCTAAACTCCCAGGGCGATACCATACGTATGACAAAGCAATTCCTACCATCCAAGAATCTTTATATCGCGCGAATTTAGACTATTACGATTTGTATCTTATTCATTGGCCTAATCCTAAACAAGATCATTATGTAGAAGCTTGGCAAGCATTGATTGATGCGAAGCGCTGGGGCTTAATTCGTTCAATTGGTGTTTGTAATTTTCTTCCCGAGCATATTGAGCGCTTGGAAAAAGAGACCGGCATTTTACCAAGTATCAATCAAATAGAACTGCATCCTTTTTTTAATCAACATCAATATCGAAATTGGTATCAAGAGAAAAACATTCAAATTGAATCTTGGAGTCCACTAGGGCGAGCAAGTGCTGTTTTAGAAAATGAAACAATTAAACAAATTGCCGACCGTCATAATAAGACAGTTTCACAAGTGATTTTGCGATGGCATTATCAGCTAGGGGCGATTTCAATTCCAAAATCGTCATCTCGCAAGCGGCAGCTTGAAAACATATCCATTTTTTCATTTTCTTTAGATGAAACTGAAATGAATATGATTTCAGAATTGAACCGCGAGGATGGAAGACTTAATAATCAAGACCCCGCTGCTTATGAAGAATTTTAA
- a CDS encoding PaaI family thioesterase, translating into MEKVVKAIQDEYPDDFAWCYGCGRLNQDGYHFRTGWLGEKTITLYTPKAEHTAIPGFVYGGLLASLIDCHGTGSASLALYRKNGYEIGDSAEPPRFVTGSLHVDFKKPTPQGEVLKAIGTVEEIHPKKWRVKTEVYASDIIVATGEVVAVVMPNTFKRKED; encoded by the coding sequence ATGGAAAAAGTAGTAAAAGCGATTCAAGACGAATATCCGGATGATTTTGCATGGTGTTACGGCTGCGGCCGATTAAATCAAGACGGCTATCATTTTCGGACAGGATGGTTAGGTGAAAAAACAATTACCCTTTATACACCTAAGGCTGAACATACAGCCATACCAGGATTTGTTTATGGCGGACTTCTTGCATCACTGATTGATTGCCATGGAACAGGCTCTGCATCTCTTGCTCTATACCGTAAAAATGGCTACGAAATAGGAGACTCAGCAGAGCCGCCGCGGTTTGTTACCGGTTCTCTCCACGTAGATTTTAAAAAACCAACGCCACAGGGTGAAGTACTAAAAGCGATAGGAACGGTTGAAGAAATTCACCCGAAGAAATGGAGAGTTAAAACAGAAGTATACGCGAGTGACATCATTGTTGCGACCGGAGAAGTTGTGGCAGTTGTTATGCCAAATACGTTTAAACGCAAAGAAGACTAA
- a CDS encoding group-specific protein produces the protein MGKCNLDHSVEDVKQKFNSQSQWLPEDVRSLFHEFLVRNPSQTTLNEMFHLLKKYDLVDEQERKERDRKIKWLILNKEDTKA, from the coding sequence ATGGGTAAATGTAATTTAGACCACTCGGTAGAAGATGTAAAACAGAAGTTTAACTCGCAGTCACAATGGCTGCCAGAAGATGTTCGCTCGTTATTTCATGAGTTTCTCGTACGAAATCCTTCGCAAACAACATTAAACGAGATGTTTCATTTGCTGAAGAAATATGATTTGGTTGATGAACAAGAAAGAAAAGAGCGAGATCGAAAAATCAAATGGCTGATATTAAATAAAGAAGATACGAAGGCTTAA
- the zwf gene encoding glucose-6-phosphate dehydrogenase — translation MGSVARSRNNCLKSHSPQALEVDSMTFILFGATGDLAKRKIFPALYNLFLDKKLPSSFSIVCTGRSNWSDDAFQIYVEESVKTFSRRFRQGESKIKEFLQTVRYHKMDVNNSDGYDQLLHAIQEGEAELNIPENRLFYLSVAPEFVDVIASNINSGGLGSTKGWKRLIIEKPFGHDLQSAQVLNQKLTETFNEEEIYRIDHYLGKPMIQNLEALASANPILQALWNHHYVANVQITASETVGVEERAHYYDQSGAIRDMFQNHMLQMLMMTAMQLPKTLNIAKTRQQKIKIMKSLRSLQKEFIHSNVIRGQYEAGKIQDRSVIGYKEEPGINAASVNDTFIAVRVWIDHELWKGVPFYLRTGKRMSKKCTRIVIEFKHPLKDVYTDEEVIPNLLVVEISPNEGISLQLNSKNPLNDNKIEPIFINFSTNQKEVPEAYELLLFDALQGDSTFFAHWEEVELSWKWVQPILEVFNDERFPLHFYPAGTMGPAASNQLLKEDGFKWW, via the coding sequence TTGGGCAGTGTAGCTCGTTCACGTAATAATTGTCTTAAGTCTCATTCACCACAAGCGTTAGAAGTGGATTCTATGACCTTTATCTTATTTGGAGCAACAGGAGATTTGGCTAAAAGAAAAATTTTTCCTGCGTTATATAATTTATTTTTAGATAAAAAGCTGCCTTCTTCCTTTTCTATTGTTTGTACTGGTAGAAGCAACTGGTCTGATGATGCCTTTCAAATCTATGTAGAAGAATCAGTAAAGACTTTTTCAAGGCGCTTTAGACAAGGTGAATCCAAGATAAAAGAATTTCTTCAGACAGTTCGCTATCATAAAATGGATGTCAACAATAGTGATGGATATGACCAGTTGCTTCATGCCATTCAAGAAGGCGAAGCAGAATTAAATATTCCTGAAAATCGTCTTTTCTATTTATCAGTGGCTCCTGAATTTGTAGATGTTATTGCTTCAAATATAAATAGCGGCGGATTAGGATCTACAAAAGGCTGGAAACGTCTTATTATCGAAAAGCCTTTCGGACACGATTTACAATCTGCTCAAGTGTTAAATCAAAAGCTTACTGAAACGTTCAATGAAGAAGAGATTTACCGTATCGACCACTATCTAGGAAAACCGATGATTCAAAATTTGGAGGCTTTAGCATCTGCAAACCCTATTTTACAAGCACTATGGAATCATCACTACGTTGCAAATGTTCAAATTACAGCTAGTGAAACAGTTGGTGTAGAAGAAAGAGCGCATTACTATGATCAGTCCGGTGCAATTAGGGATATGTTCCAAAACCATATGCTTCAAATGCTTATGATGACTGCCATGCAGCTACCAAAGACGCTTAACATCGCAAAAACTCGCCAACAAAAGATAAAAATTATGAAAAGCCTTCGCTCTCTACAAAAAGAGTTTATTCATTCGAACGTCATAAGAGGTCAATATGAAGCGGGAAAAATCCAAGATCGTTCCGTTATAGGATATAAAGAAGAGCCCGGCATCAATGCTGCTTCCGTTAATGACACATTTATAGCAGTCCGGGTATGGATTGATCATGAGCTTTGGAAAGGAGTGCCCTTCTATCTTCGCACAGGAAAAAGAATGAGTAAAAAATGCACGCGTATCGTCATTGAATTTAAACATCCTTTAAAGGATGTTTATACAGATGAAGAAGTCATTCCTAACCTTTTAGTTGTCGAAATTAGCCCAAATGAAGGTATCTCGCTACAATTAAACAGCAAAAATCCTTTGAATGATAATAAAATCGAGCCTATTTTTATCAATTTCTCAACAAATCAAAAAGAAGTACCCGAAGCTTATGAACTGCTGTTATTTGATGCTTTACAGGGAGACTCCACATTTTTTGCTCATTGGGAAGAAGTTGAATTATCTTGGAAATGGGTGCAACCTATTTTAGAAGTTTTTAATGATGAACGCTTTCCTCTTCATTTTTATCCTGCGGGTACGATGGGACCAGCAGCTTCAAATCAATTGTTAAAAGAAGACGGATTTAAGTGGTGGTGA
- a CDS encoding winged helix-turn-helix transcriptional regulator, whose product MSRLFNKTFNCEKELTLTIIGGKWKMLIMWHLGKEGTKRFGELKSMMPGITQRMLVSQLRELEEDQIVHRKVYPVVPPKVEYSLTEHGRSLMPILESMDEWGKNYMQTVIEPEMNNSSHMG is encoded by the coding sequence TTGAGCAGACTTTTTAACAAAACGTTTAACTGTGAAAAGGAATTAACGTTAACGATTATTGGAGGCAAGTGGAAAATGTTGATTATGTGGCACTTAGGAAAAGAAGGGACGAAACGGTTTGGTGAGTTAAAGTCCATGATGCCGGGAATTACTCAGCGAATGTTAGTAAGTCAGCTGCGAGAATTAGAAGAAGATCAAATCGTTCACCGAAAAGTCTATCCGGTTGTACCTCCAAAAGTTGAGTATTCCTTGACTGAACACGGAAGAAGCTTGATGCCCATTCTTGAGAGCATGGATGAGTGGGGAAAAAATTATATGCAAACCGTTATAGAGCCTGAAATGAATAATTCCAGCCATATGGGTTAA
- the hxlA gene encoding 3-hexulose-6-phosphate synthase — protein sequence MELQLALDLVNISEAKEVVQEVQEYIDIVEIGTPVVINEGLKAVKEIKEAFPSLKVLADLKIMDAGAYEVMKASEAGASIITILGATDDSTIKGAVEEAKKQGTQILVDMINIKNLEQRAKEVDALGVDYICVHTGYDLQAEGETPFEQLQTIKRVVKNAKTAVAGGIKLNTLPEVVQSKPDLVIVGGGITSEKDKRNVAEEMKKVVKQATLV from the coding sequence ATGGAACTTCAATTAGCATTGGATCTTGTAAATATTTCAGAGGCAAAAGAAGTAGTGCAGGAGGTTCAAGAGTATATCGATATTGTAGAAATTGGTACTCCAGTTGTGATTAACGAAGGGCTAAAAGCAGTCAAAGAAATCAAGGAAGCCTTTCCGTCTTTAAAGGTATTAGCTGATTTGAAAATTATGGATGCAGGTGCTTATGAAGTAATGAAAGCTTCTGAAGCGGGTGCTAGTATTATTACCATTCTTGGCGCTACTGATGATTCGACTATAAAAGGCGCTGTAGAAGAGGCCAAAAAACAAGGAACACAAATTCTTGTTGATATGATTAATATAAAAAACCTTGAACAACGTGCAAAAGAAGTCGATGCACTCGGTGTAGACTATATTTGTGTACACACGGGATATGATCTTCAAGCCGAAGGAGAAACCCCGTTCGAGCAGCTGCAAACGATTAAACGAGTTGTGAAAAATGCAAAAACAGCGGTGGCAGGAGGCATTAAACTGAATACACTTCCAGAAGTTGTGCAGTCAAAGCCTGATCTTGTGATTGTAGGCGGGGGGATTACAAGTGAAAAAGACAAAAGAAACGTTGCAGAAGAAATGAAAAAAGTAGTCAAACAAGCAACTTTGGTCTAA